The genomic stretch TCCGCTTGATGATAGTACCTATATtttgtctaattttttaaaatttggccGCAGAATTGTTTCGGGTGGCCTCAGGCTAATATCATTATATGCCAACAGAAaagcaattaaaattaaaataatgtttgCCGTAAAACTCTGTCTGTAATAATAGGCGTTGTGTTTCTGTCACATCGGCGGATTTCGTTTAAACAATTTTCGACTGAAATGGGAAATACAATACTTTAAATAGCTTTTTCGTTAACTAACGATTgctctatattataataatcgCTGTCTGTCTGTTAGCATAAGATAGTAGCTGCGTATGGCGGTGGCGGACTCGTAATGAACACTTTTGGGTGAATTCACGTGAAGCTTTTTCACAGATTTAATGCTAGCTATCTGTAACAAATCTCGCTAAAATAAATGGTGCGTGAAATACCCACATAAGTCGGGAAAATGCTGAAAAGAAAAACGGGGaaactttttttgcatttgttGTAGCGCAAACTAAATTAGCTTGACTTCAAATCGATATTCTAAGTTACTCTTgcaatttcttctttttaatttgtttagatTACATACCTTCAGAAGGCAAAGAAAAACGCCATGAAAGAAGATTATATATCAAGAAGGCTTTGTAAACATGTCTGCCCTGAGGAAGAAATCGCGTGTCTTGCAAAATgctttaaaatagttttaaccTAATTTTCTGCACttgtgttatttatttttttaactttgattgTTTGAGGATAAGTTTCCATTTGCTAATTTGAATACACAGGTGATCTGAACTTTGTATGAAATTGATCTTGAAAAATTCCTAAATTATATACTACAATCCGAATTAGCGAATGGGCGAAGagtataatttaaatttttttgaaaaaaatatatctataGCTACATCAAGTGTTTTCTTTTTGTCTTTCAATCTTTTAGCTcatttaatttatataaattttttattataatatttctttGATCGCGGATCACTGTAACACAATCCTTTTAAGTAGGTGACATTTTTAATGCCGGCTTAGCACCGCTTGTTTATGTGCAACGTCCGACCAACGTCCGAGTGTTCCTAGTTTCTGTGCAGGAAGttcgttttgtttttacacaaactatctattatttaattttatatcaTGGCAAGTAAAATCTTGACTATAATTCTATAAATAGTCAACATCAATCAATGCTTTCTTGGTCTTAAATATGACAAAAGTTTTTCCTGAGCTAACTGTAGGGCACCTAAACTAATTCAACCCTGGTTACTTAACTGTTCTCAAACAACAGTTTTGAGAAAAGTTAAAGAATGTTCGTTAAAGACGTGAAACTAAGTAAAAAGGTTCATCTGAAACTAGAGAGTcgtgtttatatatattcatgtatcaaaaaactcaaaaaagtacaaaatcGACACGTAAATATAATAGATTAATATCGTGAAAATTTCAATTGACTGGTTTTATAAGGAGAGTTTTTGGCTACTCAAAATTTTTCTATCGctggaaagaaaaaacaacctTCGTATAATTTATTATAATATCAAATCAGGCAACCAATCTTTTTAGAGATGGTTTGGTTAGGGTTGGGGTAGTGGCAAGTTAGTCACTTACCATTATACAGTCCTATCGTGACTGGGGGCTGACGCACAAACAGAAATTGTTATGCTTTACCACCCCCACCACCACCCCCTTCCCCCTGCCCCTGGATTACGTAACGATGCATCATCCACTTAAATCTCTCCCATATTAAccatgattaaaaaataaataagaaacttCAACAAATTTCGCAATTAGCGCTTCATATAACGTTTTTGCACTTTTGCACTTCATTTGGCTGTGTCAGTTCACATGAACTTATTTGCTTTTTTCGGAAGCTATTACAACTATGATttagcaacgttttataagctTTTCACCAATACCAAATTTGACAGTTAATAATCCGACAAGGATTTAAAATGTGACTTTAAGTGGATCATTCTTCTACGTCTCTTCTCAAGTACGTTAACCAATAAAATACGTTAAATGTTGTGTAAACCAATGGAAAGAAAACACGCGCGAACATTTCAATTCGGTCAGCAAATTTCTCGTTTTCTTCTTCCTCTTTCTTTTTCGCAGCAGTTATCGTAAAATCGcattttacttctttttcttttttgttagtgTCAGGATATCTATTTCTTATTGTCTCCATTCTATGAGTATCCAAGGAAGTCCATATGTTGCCGTTCTCCACCATTGTTCGGCCATTTTGCTTCGTCATAGAATTAATAAATCCCATTTTTTCTTCCTGTGTTTGAAAGAAATAATAACAAATGGCCGGAGGCTTATCATAAAACTATTTTGAGCAACTAGTTTTATGATAAGCCAGTCATATATGTAAGGATAAGGCATCCCTCAACATATATCCTTGCATTTTAAAATAGACTGAATGTTTTTTCGGATTCACCTATTGGCGTATAcgaaaatcagtttaaaaaaataaaagataagaTCCCATTAAAAAATACATCTGTCAGTGCgaagaatattttaaacaagATCGCATAAAATGCTATATTTTGCAATTTCCACACTTTTGGTTATATTGTTTTGACATCAATATAcgttttctaaaaatattattattacagataaaaaaaatcaagttactTGTTAGGTACTCACAGGGAttgacttttttcttcttttccgaAATATATTCAGAATTTTACCAGAGTTCAGCACGACAGTATATtccaaaagtgtaaaaataacacaaacgaatgacgtcatcaaaaatatgtcgaTTGCTTTGACGTAGTTGACTCGTGGTAGAGTTGCATTAACAGCCGACCATATGGTTGAGATTGTCAAAAGTGTTGTGATACAAAGCGCTAAGAAAAAAGAGTTCATATGAATGTCACTTGCTTAACGTAAAGTTAAGCAAAACTGAGCAAGGTGTATTGGACCAGCCAATATCCTGTTAAACACAATCAGCTAAATACTACGTATGAacgaaaataacaaaacaaaagatataataaaatgtaAGCTTGCAGaaagcaataaaaacatttattttaatgaAGACATTATTACCAACTCTAGCTGGTGTAGCATTTCTTCTGATCCACAAGGAAATCCAAGATACGCACACAACAGCAATAGATGGAATGTAGATTTGAAGAATTgcaaaacccatcaaacgttcAAATTCAAAAAAACCAAGTAGGACGGTGTAATTGcctgaacaaaaaaaaagttgcgagaaaaaattaaaatgccgTCGATTAACGCGTTCGCTAATAATAGATGACTCGAGATAAATCATAGCTCTAAAATTTACAACATGTTGATAAAATGGTCTTTTCATCAAAATACCCCCTCAATCCAGTAAACTAAAAGATTCGGATAAATTAGTGTACGTACCAGCTACATATGTATATTCTTTAACATCAGTTGTAAATTCAACAAGGTTAAATTGAGCCATTCTCGTATCCATGATAATAACACCTGGTTCTTTCGACCATTCATATCGTAAGTGCTTTGATCCATATGCATCTAAGAAAGTAAGATATTGGATACAATCGTCGACAGAAGGTATATAAACAAAATCTTCCTTTACCAATTTCAAAGAAAGTAGGAAAAGGTTTCATAGTTATTGTCGAAAAATAATATTGAGAAGTATATAACAAATTCTCTACTTACAACTAAGGATCTCAAACATACACTTTTGTTTATCCATTGGATAGGCTTTCAGATCCAGAAAACAAGAAGGCGAAACGGTTACCCTAGTTTGGATATAAAAAAGTTCAAACTGAAAATTATGATTTGTCCTAAGCTTTGTATtactttcacattttggattttaaGTCATCTTAAATTGACTTTTCCTTTCTTGataaaaaagttcaattttCTGTACATGGTATTTTCTAAGTTGCTATATGAGATTTCTTCAAATGACCACTTCTATTTATTTCCTACTTATTTTTCTAAcagaattttgtaaaaattactataagTCAGTATGGTTAAATCCACCTCAACTCGACATCGAATTTTCCAATTATGAttttcttttagaaaaaaattgtatagtGAGCAAGTTGAATTCAAAATACTATTCCAGGTTAAAATTGTCCGTCGAGTAAAACTGTGAAAAAGGCGTTTGGAATCTTTGAATGTAACCTCTTGTGAGGCCAAAATTATATTCAGAATAGAACTTCCTTTTCATAAAACCTGCTATAGTAAACATCTTAggcaaaaaaaacagaaaacatttcAAATATTTCCCAGTGGTATCCATAAGTATTAAAGTTTATATAACATTTAGCCTTCCATCAAAATGACGCGAtcatcttttaaaaatatttacatgcaTGTGTAATAGCACCAAATCATTTTATTACTTGTTTGCCAAAATCACATACCTTGTGCCCCAAAACACTGAGCCATTGGGGTAAATATCCAGTTTATGATTATTCACAGTCACATGGTGCATGGCACTTGTTACAGAATTAATGAAAACAGTATCCGGTGTCCAAATTATATCAGACGGATGTTTTGTACCAACAATAATAGTAAGTGGTACTGGTAATTTGTGTTGCAGTCTGTGATCCATCCACCGTTGTCGAAAGAACATGTCGACAGTGTACATCTAATGATAAGACATCGGAATGTAGAGAAAAAGACCTTATTGTTTTGTTAGCTCAGGATAGCGGAGTTTCTGAGGAAAACTATTTAAGGTGTTAATATTTCGGCAATTGTATAAACAGAAAAACACAAGATTTTTGAACATAGGACTATTTTCTTTAATGATTGTGTGAttcaaaaagtaacttaaaCATCAAAAGAACAGAGTGAATGTATTATCactattttattaaataaacgTATGACATACCATGTTGATAGCATCCAAGTTTGTGAAAGATAAGATGGTGGCATCCACACTTATATTCACTGGAGGTCCTAAAGGtattttataattataattatattttttgcaaaaaacaaaaacaaagctgTTCAATACTTTCTTCAGCATACTTTCTTCGTAGCAAACTGATCGTATTTGTCAGTTAAATTATTTATATGATGATTTACATCGAGAGCAAATTACTAGAGTCTTTTTCCCCAGTCTGCCTTGTGTTGGTGTTATACTTAAAAATAATCAACCTCTTTAACCAAGGACgtgaaattttattaaaataataagattatactgtaaagtatacaaataaattacGCACCTAAGTAATGTGGTCTCAATTTGGGATCATAGTCTTGGAGCATATCCTTTAACATGTTTCTAACTTCGTAATCTGTTTTTCTAAACAAAAGGTCTTTAAATTTAGAGAAATGGACCTGAATTTACATTTATCAGAAACTATTAAAGTTACCTATTTGAAGCAACAGTCTCGAAAAGAATTAAAAGAGCAAGACATTTCTGATTGAAACCTCGAGACTTGTAAAACTTTGTAGCTCACTATAATGACTTCTACAAAAACTACTCCAGCCACATCCCGAACCATAACAATGAAAACATAGTATTTTTGATTTGATACTTATAGTTGCACTTAATTTCATTCCAAAAGAAGTGCAACTTTGAACAATTTTTAGTTTCAAGAGACACAAATTAAAGCAATCAACCCTTTGTCGAAGTCAAAAACACAAGACAAACTTAGCTACTAAGGCCTTGCGCTATTTGGTATGTGTACGACTGGGAGTGTCACATCCCCTAGCAGTCACAATAATTGGCAGTACCAAACGTATTTAAACACTAAAACTTGATGCTTTGATTTCATTCTACCCAAAATGGTATACCTGTTAGGTAATTATTACATGACTTATAGGCCAGAGCTTGACTTTACGGAGCAATTTAGTTTTTGGGTTCTAGTAAAAGTATGGCGTTGTAACTAATGTTGGTAAAAGATATTGATAACAATTGACAAATGCTGAAGtcaaagaaatgataaaataatACATCGtatattaaaactaattttgggTAGAACCTTATTTAACCTTGCTAACTAGGTAATGTGTAAACAAATTGCTGGTCGTGTGTGGACCCCACCCGGTACTTTGGCCTATAATATTCTACTTACATTTCTGAATGCACAGCTTTCAGTGTTATCAACAACACGATTGAACATAAAATTTCCATCCTTCAAGATGATGATGACCAAGTAACTtctttatttatcaaaaaaatgaaaatagtcTTTAGAAAGTTGCAGTGAAGTCACTCAGCCTAAAATAAGAATTATATGGTAAGCTATAGAAAGTTTTCTGGAATGAATAGCTTTTACGTAAATAGATTTACTTGTCGCTCTATATTGAGAACCTTTAACTagctattttatcatttttactcCCGATTTTATTAGTATGTATGACTAACTTTTTCTGTATATATTTCGTAAACAACAAATCGTTTTTAGCAAGGAATCCAGTTGCAAATTGTATGATCAGCCAAGAATGATTAACAACATGTTAGCCTTTATGGGCGGAAGAAGGAAGGAAGAGAAAAGAATATTCGAAAAAGTAGAACAATAGTACTTTCTCACTGCTTCTGTTAATTTAGTCAGTACAAAACTAGAACCAACCCAGTCTAAGCTATAATACTGTTTTTACCTTTCCCTctgtaaaaaaagaagttttaggAAAAATTCAAAGCCTTTTATTGGTCAATACTCAATTTTTACAGATAAAATACTATATATATCATTTTAGTGTCTATTTATTTATTCGTTGCTAgggaaaagtaaaaaagaaaactaaCATTTCCTTGATCTTAAATTATGAGATTATAAATTATTTAGTACTAACATGTAATAACAAAGAATGTTTATCAGTTTTTTGTTTATCGGATCATCCTTTTCCCATGCTGATTTTGTATGCAGGAAATGGTTGATAAacataaacctttttttacacaaaatatattttctttcttttgtttttcttttcttatttatctttgTCTTAGTACTTTAAAGTAATTTTGCCTCTTTCGTTCTTTTAAGTACGAAATTGAATGTAAGAATTTTGCTGTGAAAcactttcttttataaaaacatcCGAAAATCGTTTTGTAGATTgtggatttaaattttttacgattttgcttgccaaaaaaatttgatttgaaaaatttgaaattacaCATATGTAATATATGCATATTACATATGTGTAATTTAGGTTGGTACATGAATTAAATAATATAATGACGTAATTAGGATCACAAAtcaagttattttaaaaaatcgataaTCCATTTATAATCTGGTCTCTTTTTTATTCCTAACAACCACATTGTAGCCAAgcatattaaataaaaatgacCATTACAGTGTTATACAACTTATTTTATGGAAGTCTGttgaattcaaaattcaaaacaaaaaaaaatatcctgGTCCCAAAAATGTTTTACCCCGAAAATGCGAAGTTCtttatttcccttttttttcGTCATAAAACCTCAATAAAAGTTATAGAATAGACATCAAATTTCAGCACTGAATCGCATGCCTAGAAAACATTAA from Hydractinia symbiolongicarpus strain clone_291-10 chromosome 12, HSymV2.1, whole genome shotgun sequence encodes the following:
- the LOC130621617 gene encoding gamma-aminobutyric acid receptor subunit beta-2-like, translating into MEILCSIVLLITLKAVHSEIKTDYEVRNMLKDMLQDYDPKLRPHYLGPPVNISVDATILSFTNLDAINMMYTVDMFFRQRWMDHRLQHKLPVPLTIIVGTKHPSDIIWTPDTVFINSVTSAMHHVTVNNHKLDIYPNGSVFWGTRVTVSPSCFLDLKAYPMDKQKCMFEILSYAYGSKHLRYEWSKEPGVIIMDTRMAQFNLVEFTTDVKEYTYVAGNYTVLLGFFEFERLMGFAILQIYIPSIAVVCVSWISLWIRRNATPARVALCITTLLTISTIWSAVNATLPRVNYVKAIDIFLMTSFVCVIFTLLEYTVVLNSGKILNIFRKRRKKSIPEEKMGFINSMTKQNGRTMVENGNIWTSLDTHRMETIRNRYPDTNKKEKEVKCDFTITAAKKKEEEENEKFADRIEMFARVFFPLVYTTFNVFYWLTYLRRDVEE